A region of Salmo salar chromosome ssa17, Ssal_v3.1, whole genome shotgun sequence DNA encodes the following proteins:
- the parp12b gene encoding protein mono-ADP-ribosyltransferase PARP12b, with the protein MSNYSRVIHHATSILCSNKGSLALQQLHRKVFQRVEITEDDFWYIVKKCSRFVAVRNRERTDDCVIVAKTSLRLCKNYTKQDCRDCQELHLCKYFVYGNCRFGKGRKQCKFSHDVRSEHNYTLLRECTLHELHEDDLFLLLLQNDPTLLPEVCSHYNKGSGPHGTCTFRDGCTKVHMCMHFVHDDCMFGPKCKRQHVIDQHGRRMLEERGLSGDIINDLPFVYQNLHRLNTPTTPSIAKERVGELVSSPVIKKEDRKEICLHFIRRNCRFQDQCIRVHFNLPYKWEVFDGNGWIRLHHTEDIERAFCDPRNTHSPGSRPVDFLTMTQESDPVRRLSTVSSVTKPAHYILTTEWVWYYKGDHENWIEFGRPDDKQRTTSLSSRELEEAYLADRSAEVTIMKGHRNYYLSFQDMYQRNPKHNTKRRVRRRPRFISVMEVENKTAP; encoded by the exons ATGTCCAACTACTCCAGAGTAATTCATCATGCCACCAGTATATTATGCAGCAACAAAGGTTCCCTGGCCCTCCAGCAATTGCACAGGAAAGTATTCCAGCGTGTTGAAATAACCGAGGACGACTTTTGGTACATCGTAAAGAAGTGTTCTCGGTTTGTTGCGGTGCGGAACCGAGAGAGgacggacgactgtgtgattgtCGCCAAAACGTCGTTGCGACTATGTAAAAATTACACAAAGCAAGATTGCAGAGATTGCCAGGAGCTTCACCTTTGCAAGTATTTTGTTTATGGAAACTGTAGATTTGGGAAAGGCAG gaaGCAGTGTAAGTTCTCCCATGATGTGCGTTCAGAGCATAACTACACGCTCCTGAGGGAGTGCACTCTGCATGAGCTGCACGAGGATGACCTGTTCCTGTTACTGCTGCAGAATGATCCCACCCTGCTGCCGGag GTGTGCTCTCACTACAACAAGGGCTCCGGGCCCCACGGCACATGTACCTTCAGGGACGGCTGCACCAAGGTGCACATGTGCATGCACTTTGTGCATGATGACTGCATGTTCGGGCCTAAGTGCAAGAGGCAGCACGTCATCGACCAGCATGGCCGCCGCATGCTGGAGGAGAGGGGCCTCAGCGGTGACATCATCAACGACCTTCCCTTCGTCTACCAGAACCTCCACCGCCTCAACACACCCACTACACCCTCCATTGCTAAAG AGCGTGTAGGTGAGCTGGTCTCCAGTCCTGTGATCAAGAAAGAGGACAGGAAGGAGATTTGTCTGCATTTCATACGCAGGAACTGTAGATTCCAGG ACCAGTGTATCCGTGTGCATTTTAACTTGCCCTATAAGTGGGAGGTGTTTGATGGGAACGGCTGGATACGCCTGCATCACACTGAGGACATCGAGAGAGCCTTCTGTGACCCCCGGAACACACACAG cccggGCTCTCGGCCAGTAGACTTCCTAACGATGACACAGGAGTCGGACCCCGTGCGGCGCCTGTCCACGGTTTCCTCAGTAACAAAGCCGGCTCACTACATCCTGACCACTGAGTGGGTGTGGTACTACAAGGGCGACCACGAGAACTGGATTGAGTTTGGAAGACCC GACGATAAACAGCGTACGACATCCCTCTCGTCCCGGGAGCTGGAAGAAGCGTACCTGGCAGACAGATCTGCTGAGGTCACCATTATGAAAGGTCACCGCAACTACTACCTCAGTTTTCAAG ACATGTACCAGCGGAACCCCAAACACAACACCAAGAGGAGGGTGCGTCGCCGACCACGCTTCATCTCCGTCATGGAAGTGGAGAACAAGACTgcaccgtag
- the LOC106576040 gene encoding KICSTOR subunit 2, which yields MASTESYPKSMTEAPSEDELRPVPRERAILESFFTQLGMFSFDRAKDYVEKEKDSSKSAAAIWAALLTAFAHLSAAEKAYHNMTFLGQKLGGQSFFSRKDSIRTIYTSLFNALRKVVTMGRHAQPGSAPYLEDLLSHLSEQLCHFTQARMEMADLYETMHALGSQKNINSEELVATLEAVVQKYSSRFHHPILGRLEGGFQTEVDVVTQLLRCQAQVSEWHFLPALLSLHGASSKLTAWGQLLQLQRETRKHLFGGQSQKAVQLPHLYMWLQRFQGALLAKFSFYFHEALSRQTTSADMKALTARTAPDYHGKICSFIRKHDANNVSLVFDNRGLDSFQGHGYHHPHSYREAPKGVEQFPAVVSLPGGERPLTHWPNVIMMMGDREAELNALDKVVHFYDDKVQSTYYLTRPESHFTLVVIFDGRKSEKDSHIAAFLQEISGSLRNSKPFSTLKPGSKG from the exons ATGGCGTCTACGGAAAG CTATCCTAAAAGCATGACGGAGGCTCCGAGTGAGGACGAACTGCGGCCGGTGCCACGTGAGCGGGCGATTCTGGAGAGTTTCTTCACGCAGCTCGGAATGTTCTCGTTCGACCGAGCGAAGGACTATGtggagaaagagaaggacagCAGCAAGAGCGCAGCGGCCATCTGGGCCGCTCTCCTCACCGCCTTCGCTCACCTTTCCGCAGCGGAGAAGGCCTATCACAACATGACGTTCCTGGGTCAAAAACTGG GCGGCCAGTCGTTCTTCAGCCGCAAGGACTCCATCCGCACCATCTACACCTCCCTGTTCAATGCGCTGAGGAAGGTGGTAACCATGGGGCGCCACGCCCAGCCAGGCTCCGCACCCTACCTGGAGGACCTGCTGTCTCACCTGTCGGAACAGCTGTGCCACTTCACCCAGGCCCGCATGGAGATGGCTGACCTGTACGAGACGATGCACGCGCTGGGCAGCCAGAAGAACATCAACTCTGAGGAGCTGGTCGCCACCCTCGAGGCGGTGGTGCAGAAATACAGCTCCAG atTCCACCACCCCATCCTGGGCCGCTTGGAGGGGGGCTTCCAGACAGAGGTGGATGTAGTAACACAGCTCCTGCGCTGCCAGGCCCAGGTGTCAGAGTGGCACTTCCTGCCCGCCCTGCTCAGCCTGCATGGGGCTAGCTCTAAGCTGACCGCCTGGGGACAGCTCCTCCAGCTACAGAGGGAGACCCGCAAGCACCTGTTCGGAGGCCAGTCCCAGAAAGCCGTGCAGCTGCCCCACCTGTACATGTGGCTGCAGCGCTTCCAGGGGGCGCTCCTTGCTAAATTCAGCTTCTACTTCCATGAGGCGCTGAGCCGCCAGACGACGTCCGCAGACATGAAGGCCCTGACTGCACGCACGGCGCCCGATTACCACGGCAAGATCTGTTCGTTTATCCGCAAACACGATGCCAACAACGTCTCGCTGGTGTTCGACAACCGCGGCTTGGACAGCTTCCAGGGCCACGGCTACCACCACCCGCACTCGTACCGCGAGGCGCCCAAGGGGGTGGAGCAGTTCCCCGCCGTGGTGTCCCTTCCCGGGGGTGAGCGGCCGCTCACGCACTGGCCCAACGTCATCATGATGATGGGCGACCGCGAGGCAGAGCTCAACGCGCTGGACAAGGTGGTACACTTCTACGACGACAAAGTCCAGAGCACTTACTACCTGACCCGACCAGAATCACACTTCACCCTGGTGGTCATCTTCGACGGTAGGAAGTCCGAGAAGGACTCGCACATCGCCGCCTTCCTGCAGGAGATCTCTGGCTCGCTGAGGAACTCCAAACCATTCAGCACCCTCAAACCTGGCTccaagggctga